A genomic window from Methylorubrum extorquens includes:
- a CDS encoding glycosyltransferase family 2 protein, with the protein MQPWIPKYRVVLETEPSGPRPHDLVSICVTAFNYERYLGACLDSLRAQTHAALDLIVVDDRSEGDRTLAAGERWMKKHADRFHRCLLVSHLRNQGPSAARNTAFSLALSSHVFVIDADNVAYPRAIARLHQAAVSGSFDATYPQLEHFGDEHKLGVADIWDGDALYESNYIDVMALVAKSAWERIGGYSHIEEGWEDYDFWLKCLKHDLDIGFVPEILCRYRVHGKSRTSTDAWAAHEKLKRIIAMRHPRVGRPSAAS; encoded by the coding sequence ATGCAACCCTGGATACCCAAGTATCGCGTTGTACTTGAGACAGAGCCGTCGGGGCCGAGGCCCCACGATCTCGTCTCGATCTGCGTCACCGCGTTCAACTACGAGCGTTACCTCGGCGCGTGCCTCGACTCGTTGCGCGCACAGACGCATGCTGCGCTCGACCTGATTGTCGTCGACGACCGGTCCGAGGGTGATCGCACGCTCGCAGCCGGTGAGCGCTGGATGAAGAAGCATGCCGACCGCTTTCATCGCTGCCTGCTGGTAAGCCATCTGCGCAATCAAGGGCCATCTGCGGCCCGGAACACTGCGTTCTCTCTTGCGCTCAGCTCGCATGTCTTCGTTATCGATGCGGATAACGTGGCCTACCCCCGTGCCATCGCACGTCTACATCAGGCCGCGGTATCAGGATCGTTCGATGCGACCTACCCACAGCTCGAACATTTCGGCGACGAGCATAAGCTTGGCGTGGCCGACATCTGGGATGGGGATGCGCTGTATGAAAGCAATTACATCGACGTTATGGCGCTCGTGGCCAAAAGCGCCTGGGAACGCATCGGCGGCTACAGCCATATCGAGGAGGGCTGGGAGGATTACGACTTTTGGCTCAAATGCCTGAAGCATGATCTGGATATCGGGTTCGTTCCAGAAATTCTGTGTCGCTATCGCGTTCACGGGAAGTCCCGCACCTCGACAGATGCGTGGGCCGCGCACGAAAAGCTGAAACGGATTATTGCGATGCGCCATCCCCGCGTCGGTCGACCGAGCGCCGCGTCGTGA
- a CDS encoding glycosyltransferase has product MSAFRRVPDDATVIAMPSFAEARAGLQGEIDNVSPYRVRGWARNPQLPDEPVVLLIANNGEVLERVVADRARDDLLQAGFSSSHHGFDVWLPARLDASRRNIVRVFREIDGADLFRSPVILEASEAFGPVLQARLTTLLATPMEAPELRERIEFLVDLVEGLRRRLADEHAIGRGREAEEEPLRALVIDDQLPDSRRDAGSMAILSHIRSLRRLGYEISFVPSDLDGVRSLTADALTAEGMTLHLRPHTNSVEEVLRREANTFDLVYIHRYTNAAKYGPLARSFQPTARLVFSVADLHHLRLQRQGEYYGSERIAADSQLIRLRELSAAWSASSVITHSTHEAELLKADLGRTPIAVVPWSVTPRPVVRPFDRRRGVAFVGSFMHAPNLDAARRLVHAIMPRVWSTEPDIPCFLIGSDMPDELAGLNLDGIEVLGHVPDLFFALNRVRLSVAPLAWGAGIKGKVLESFAHGVPCAMTGIAAEGICLPAALDVCLGDSDEALALAIVTLHQDEALNRRCAEAGLALIEDGWSELRVDAAMRRAIIGSEPNLKLPGSNGIEQLSR; this is encoded by the coding sequence TTGTCCGCATTCCGGCGAGTTCCGGATGATGCCACGGTGATTGCTATGCCATCATTCGCCGAAGCGCGCGCGGGGCTTCAGGGCGAGATCGACAACGTCTCGCCCTATCGAGTACGGGGTTGGGCGCGCAACCCTCAGTTGCCAGACGAGCCGGTTGTCCTGCTAATCGCCAACAATGGTGAAGTTCTTGAGCGCGTCGTAGCCGATCGAGCCAGGGATGATCTTCTTCAGGCAGGATTTAGCTCGAGCCATCATGGTTTCGACGTCTGGCTTCCTGCTCGTCTCGATGCATCCAGGCGTAACATCGTTCGGGTCTTTCGGGAAATTGACGGAGCAGACCTGTTTCGTTCGCCCGTCATTCTCGAGGCTTCCGAGGCGTTCGGCCCCGTTTTGCAGGCACGCCTGACTACGCTGCTGGCCACGCCGATGGAGGCTCCGGAGCTGCGTGAACGCATCGAGTTTCTGGTCGATTTGGTCGAAGGATTGCGCCGGCGGCTGGCTGATGAGCACGCGATTGGCAGAGGCCGCGAGGCGGAAGAGGAGCCGCTTCGCGCCCTCGTGATCGACGATCAGCTCCCCGATTCACGGCGCGACGCCGGCTCCATGGCAATTCTGTCGCATATCCGCTCTCTCAGGCGGCTCGGCTATGAGATAAGTTTTGTCCCGTCCGATCTAGACGGCGTACGATCGCTCACGGCCGATGCGCTGACTGCGGAAGGGATGACCCTTCACCTGCGCCCTCACACGAATTCGGTCGAAGAAGTTCTGCGCCGCGAGGCCAACACCTTCGACCTCGTCTATATTCATCGCTACACGAACGCAGCGAAGTATGGGCCTCTTGCCCGGAGTTTCCAGCCCACCGCGCGCCTCGTCTTCAGTGTCGCCGACCTTCATCACCTCAGGCTTCAACGGCAGGGCGAGTATTACGGTTCTGAACGGATCGCCGCCGACAGCCAGCTCATCCGCCTGCGCGAACTCAGTGCAGCCTGGTCTGCATCGAGTGTCATCACGCATTCGACGCATGAAGCGGAACTGCTGAAAGCTGATTTAGGGCGCACGCCGATCGCCGTCGTGCCTTGGTCAGTAACCCCCCGGCCGGTCGTCCGACCATTCGATCGGCGCCGCGGTGTCGCATTCGTTGGCAGCTTCATGCATGCGCCCAACCTCGATGCAGCGCGTCGTCTCGTCCACGCGATCATGCCACGGGTGTGGAGCACGGAACCCGACATTCCCTGCTTTCTAATCGGTTCGGACATGCCGGACGAGCTCGCCGGTCTGAACCTCGATGGTATCGAGGTGCTGGGTCATGTGCCGGATCTTTTCTTCGCGCTCAATCGCGTACGGCTTTCCGTTGCACCGCTCGCCTGGGGCGCCGGAATTAAGGGGAAGGTGCTGGAAAGCTTCGCTCACGGGGTGCCCTGCGCCATGACTGGCATCGCCGCAGAGGGGATCTGCCTTCCGGCAGCACTGGATGTCTGCCTAGGCGACAGCGACGAGGCCTTAGCGCTTGCTATCGTTACGCTTCACCAGGACGAGGCGCTCAATCGCAGATGCGCCGAGGCTGGCCTCGCTCTGATCGAAGATGGCTGGTCAGAGTTGCGCGTCGACGCCGCTATGCGGCGTGCCATCATTGGCAGCGAACCAAATCTGAAACTGCCAGGGTCGAACGGGATCGAACAACTGTCGCGATAA
- a CDS encoding Hint domain-containing protein — protein sequence MALPNNQTITSGNIYQVGTGAVAGTVQGLANLALGTTGLVTIASPVATNTDVTFTQTGGVQTVSYINGAGNTVSQPVTFTGQGPGEFTFTSGSSTFLFTNTALNGGATIDVGSLPGGALLGTQLGIGANPTVYALTTNGLAQVGTGTYTACLVRGTHVATPDGERQVEHLRIGDLVMTVTGESKPVLWIGTRRYEGAFIAGNRTALPVTVLAGALGDGLPLRDLSLSPCHALLINDVLVPAGRLVDGVAVIQASTVDSVDYFHIELDDHDVVLAEGVGAETFVDDDSRNLFQNVHEYHALYPNRPEIDPVYAAPRVEDGEVVQAIRDRIAARATAVKRAA from the coding sequence ATGGCCTTACCAAATAATCAGACGATCACGTCCGGCAATATCTACCAAGTGGGTACAGGTGCCGTCGCCGGCACGGTTCAGGGCCTAGCGAACCTTGCGCTCGGTACGACCGGCCTCGTGACGATCGCGAGCCCAGTGGCGACGAACACGGACGTGACCTTCACGCAAACAGGCGGTGTTCAAACAGTGAGCTACATCAACGGCGCCGGTAACACCGTGAGCCAGCCCGTTACCTTTACGGGACAAGGACCTGGTGAGTTCACGTTTACCTCAGGAAGCTCGACCTTCCTATTCACCAATACGGCGCTCAATGGCGGAGCGACGATCGATGTCGGCTCCCTGCCCGGCGGTGCCCTACTCGGCACACAACTCGGGATCGGCGCGAACCCAACCGTCTACGCGCTGACGACGAACGGCCTCGCGCAGGTCGGGACCGGTACATACACAGCCTGCCTCGTCCGGGGCACGCATGTCGCGACGCCGGATGGCGAGCGTCAGGTTGAGCATTTGCGGATCGGTGACCTCGTGATGACCGTCACGGGCGAGTCGAAGCCGGTGCTCTGGATTGGAACTCGTCGCTACGAAGGCGCCTTTATCGCCGGCAACCGGACCGCACTGCCGGTCACCGTCCTCGCGGGTGCTTTGGGTGACGGGCTGCCGCTGCGCGACCTCTCACTCTCGCCCTGCCATGCCCTGCTGATCAACGACGTTCTCGTGCCCGCAGGCCGGCTCGTCGACGGGGTGGCGGTGATCCAGGCGTCGACTGTCGATTCGGTAGACTACTTTCACATCGAGCTCGATGATCACGACGTGGTGCTCGCGGAAGGCGTCGGCGCTGAGACTTTCGTCGACGACGACAGCCGGAATCTCTTCCAGAACGTACACGAGTATCACGCGCTCTACCCGAACCGTCCTGAGATCGACCCGGTCTACGCTGCGCCACGGGTCGAGGACGGGGAGGTCGTGCAAGCGATTCGCGATCGCATCGCCGCGCGTGCCACCGCCGTGAAACGGGCGGCCTGA
- a CDS encoding LysR family transcriptional regulator, with the protein MALFVEVAKQKSFSKAATTLGMPISSLSRRVSDFEQMVGLRLLDRTTRRIALTSYGEAYLAQASRLVDEAEQAFDNLVAEAKGPSGFLKIAAPPDFWVLHHLSRIVTEFSAQHEHIHVHLDLKPNAVDLVGDNYDLAVTIEEPRETSLIMRRVAEVANGLFAAPDYLNDRGWPKEPHDLKDHSAIVPTQGSGTTWSLSRNAETIPLQVNGSLTCNSPSLARKFALAGQGIFSAHCLSVKRDVVNGRLEQVLSEWDLPPTPVYIVTTSRLLPAKARSFIEFAMRQLPIMLAAGTGGEAWSQLRTDQVGVRLISP; encoded by the coding sequence ATGGCCCTCTTCGTCGAGGTGGCCAAGCAGAAAAGCTTCAGCAAAGCGGCAACCACTCTGGGCATGCCGATCTCGTCACTCTCACGGCGTGTTTCTGATTTCGAACAAATGGTTGGCTTGCGCCTGCTCGATCGAACCACCCGCCGGATCGCTCTGACGTCCTACGGCGAAGCTTATCTCGCCCAAGCATCTCGGCTCGTTGATGAGGCAGAGCAAGCCTTCGACAACCTCGTCGCTGAGGCGAAGGGACCAAGCGGCTTCCTCAAGATCGCTGCGCCGCCAGATTTCTGGGTGCTGCATCACCTCTCACGGATCGTCACAGAGTTCTCTGCGCAGCACGAGCACATCCACGTCCATCTGGATCTGAAACCCAACGCCGTCGATCTCGTAGGTGACAACTACGATTTGGCTGTGACCATCGAGGAGCCACGCGAGACCTCGCTGATCATGCGCAGGGTAGCTGAAGTGGCGAATGGCCTGTTCGCCGCGCCGGATTATCTCAATGATCGCGGTTGGCCCAAAGAACCCCATGACCTAAAAGATCACAGCGCCATCGTTCCCACACAGGGATCGGGCACGACTTGGTCCCTCAGCCGCAACGCCGAGACCATTCCACTCCAGGTAAACGGATCGCTCACCTGCAACTCACCGAGCCTCGCACGCAAGTTCGCGCTGGCGGGACAAGGCATCTTTAGCGCGCACTGCCTCAGCGTCAAACGCGATGTTGTAAACGGTCGGCTGGAGCAGGTGCTGTCGGAGTGGGATCTACCGCCGACGCCGGTCTACATCGTCACGACTTCACGCCTCCTGCCGGCGAAGGCACGTAGCTTCATCGAGTTCGCCATGAGGCAGCTTCCGATCATGCTTGCTGCTGGAACCGGTGGTGAGGCTTGGAGCCAATTGAGGACGGACCAAGTCGGCGTCAGGCTCATCTCGCCTTGA